Sequence from the Haloarcula sp. DT43 genome:
CACGTCGTAGTCAGAGCGTGCGTAGACGCGTCCGAGCAGGCGGTGGGACCGCGACTGGATGGCTTCGAGGAACCGGTCCGAGACGATGGAGCGGACGATTTCCTCCAGCGACTCCTCGCGTTCGTCGACGGTGTCCATCACGCCCAGGTCTATCTGTGCGCCCGCCATGTCGGCGTGGCCGCCGGCTGAGCCTATCTGCCCGAAGGCGTCCCGCAGCACCTCGCCGAGGTCGATGTCGGCCCCGCGAGCCCGCGCGGACGCGTAAATGGTCCCGTCGACGACGCCGTAGACCATCGTCGTCTGGACGCCTTCGAGGTCGAGCAGCCTGTCGGCCGCCTGCGCCAGCGCGTCCCGGTCGCTGATTTCGCCGACGCCGGTCAGGAGCACCGACCCCTCCTGGTCGCGGTTCGCAATCGCGCGGCCGATGACCGACAGCGTCTCCGGACTCACGCTCGGGTCCTCGATGCGCTGGAGCGTCGCCATGTCGGCGTCGGTGACGAGGTGTGCGGCGGCCTCGAAGTCCGCGACCGAGACCTCCCGGCGGAAGTCCTTCGTGTCGACCTGGATGCCGAACAGCAGACCGGTCGCGATGGGGGTCGAAAGCTTGACGTCGTACCGCTGGAGGTAGTCGACGAGCAGCGTACTCGTCGCCCCGACGCCGCTCCGGAGGTCGACGAACCGGGCCTCTATCGGGACGCGGGGCGGGTGGTGGTCGATGACGATGTCGATTTCGGTCTCGGGGGGGAGCTGGTCGTTGACGCCGGCCCTGGAGTGGTCGACCAGCGCGAACCCGTCGAACTCGGCCAGTTCCGCCGGCGAGTCGGCGTCGAGGTTCCGGAGGTCGAACTCGAGGAGGTTGACGAACGCCCGGTTCTCCTGGTGGGAAATCTCCCCGTAGTAGCAGACGGTCACCTCACAGCCGGCTCGCTCCGCCAGCGCGCCGAGGGCGACGGCGCTGGCAATGGCGTCCGGGTCGGGGTTGTCGTGCGTGACGACGGCGAGGTGGCCGTCGATGTCCCGAAGGACCTGGTGTAGCTGTCTGGCCCGCGTCCCCTCGTCGCCGACCGCCTGGACGACGTGGTCCGTGACGACTGCCTCCGGCGTGACCAGCCGGTCCGCCGCGGTGTCGAGTCGCGCGCGCTGGTCGGCCGTCGCGCCGCGGCCGGCGTAGGCGAGCAGGAACGCGTCGGGAAAACACTCGCGTGCGGCCGTCGCCGCCTCGGCGTTTCGCTCGGGGTCCTCGCTGGCGACGACGACGCTCTCGGGGCGAACGTCCAGCCCGCCGAGGACGGCCGGGTCGGTCTGGTCGGCCTCGAAGACGTTGATGCCGTCCGCCCGGAGCGTTTCGGCGCGGTGCTCGTCCTGTGTCACGACCGCCAGGTCGCCGCGGTCGTCGCTAATCGCGTCGAGAAGGTCCGCGGCGGTCGGGCCGAGTCCGAGCACCAGCCGAGAAAGCATACCGTGGAGTCAGCGCTGGAGCGTCTAAAAACCCGTCACTTCAGCCGTTCCTGCAGAAACGACGGATGCGCGGCGGTAACGCCGTCGAGCGCGAGAATCTTGTCCTCGATGACGTCGGCCAGCGAGTCCCCGTCTATCGCCCGGACCTCCGCCATCAGCATGTGGTCGCCGCTCGACGTGTACAGTTCCTCCATCTCCGGGATGTCCTTGAGGTTCCGGGTGGCCTCGACGTAGCAGTCGCTCGCCACGTCGATGCCGACGAGGGCAATCGACTGCCCCGCAAGCTTCTTCGGGTCGACGTCGGCCGAGTAGCCGACGATGACGCCCTCCTCTTCGAGCTTCTGGATGTACTTCCGAACCGTCGGTTTCGATACGTCGGCACGCTCCGCGATTTCTGCGTACGAGGCCTGTGCGTCCTCTTCGAGGACCGACAGGATTCGACGCTCCGTGGACTCGGCACTCATGGACTATTCTTTTCGGTGCATGAAAAAATATCTTCCGAACCAGAAACCCACGTTCGGGGGGTATCCGCGGAGTTACTTGTGGTGTTCGAGGAGGTTGTCGTAGGTCCGCTCCCACTCGGCGTCCTCGTCGAAGTACCGCTCCGCGAGCGGTTCCTCGGGCATCTCGCCGATGGCGCGTTTCTCCTGTCCGTAGGAGGGGCGCTCGTCCTCGACGTACATCCGGCCGGTCAGCACTTCGCCCTCGTAGAGGCGCTCCTCGGTCTTTCGCATCATCTCGGCGGCTTCCGCCCGGTCCGAGACGTCGAAGTCGAACTCGTCGGACTGCTGGACGTCCGTGTACGGGACGTAGTGTTTCGCGTCCTTGTTCCAGGTCGGACACTGGGTCAGGAAGTCGATGTGCGCGAAGCCGTCGTGTTCGATGGCCTCGGCGATGATTTCCTTGGCCTGGTTCGGGTTCACGGCGGCGGTTCGGGCGATGTAGGTCGCGCCGGCGTTGAGCTGCTGGGACAGGGGCCGAATCGGCGACTTCGCCGACCCGTGGGGCTGTGTCTTGGACTTGTGGCCCTTCGGCGACGTCGGCGACGTCTGGCCCTTGGTCAGCCCGAAAATCTCGTTGTTGAACACGATGTAGGTCATGTCGTGGTTCTCACGGGCCGTGTGGATGGTGTGGTTCCCGCCGATACCGTAGCCGTCGCCGTCCCCGCCGGCCGCGATGACTTCGAGGTTGGGGTTGGCGAGCTTCGCGGCCCGGGCGACGGGCAGCGAGCGGCCGTGGATGGTGTGGAAGCCGTAGCTGTTGAAGTAGCTGTTGAGCTTGCCCGAACAGCCGATGCCGGTGAACAGCGCGACCTCGTCGGGGTTCTTGCCGACTTCCGGCATGGCCTGCTTGAGCGCCTTGAGGACGCCGAAGTCGCCACAGCCCGGACACCAGGTCGCCTGCGGTTCGATGCCGGGTGTGAACTCGTCTCGGTCTATCTCTCGTTCCTCGCCGATTGCGCTGAATGCACTCATAGGTTAGTCACCTGCCGCAGGTACGTACTTCATGTTGCTCGCGGCGAGTTCCTCGCCGTCGATGCTGGACTCGAACCCGTCGACGATTTCGGCGGGCTCGAAGGGGTTGCCGTTGTACTTCAGGAGACTCGACATCTTGTCGCCGTACTTGCCGAGTTCCTTCTGGGTCAGGCCGCGGAACTGCGCCGTGGCGTTCATCTCGACGACGAGCGCTTCGTCGACTGATTCGAGCCACTCGGAGACTTCCTCCTTCGGGTACGGTGCCATGTCGGAGACGCCGAGCGCCTTCACGGAGTGGCCGTTCTCGTTGAGGCGGTCGACGGCCTCGAAGACGGTCCCCTGCTGGCTGCCCCACACGAGGATGCCGTGGTCGGCGTCCTCGGGTCCGTGGTAAGTCTGGTGGGACGTGTTCTCGTCCAGGTCGGCCCGGATGTCGT
This genomic interval carries:
- a CDS encoding DHH family phosphoesterase, whose translation is MLSRLVLGLGPTAADLLDAISDDRGDLAVVTQDEHRAETLRADGINVFEADQTDPAVLGGLDVRPESVVVASEDPERNAEAATAARECFPDAFLLAYAGRGATADQRARLDTAADRLVTPEAVVTDHVVQAVGDEGTRARQLHQVLRDIDGHLAVVTHDNPDPDAIASAVALGALAERAGCEVTVCYYGEISHQENRAFVNLLEFDLRNLDADSPAELAEFDGFALVDHSRAGVNDQLPPETEIDIVIDHHPPRVPIEARFVDLRSGVGATSTLLVDYLQRYDVKLSTPIATGLLFGIQVDTKDFRREVSVADFEAAAHLVTDADMATLQRIEDPSVSPETLSVIGRAIANRDQEGSVLLTGVGEISDRDALAQAADRLLDLEGVQTTMVYGVVDGTIYASARARGADIDLGEVLRDAFGQIGSAGGHADMAGAQIDLGVMDTVDEREESLEEIVRSIVSDRFLEAIQSRSHRLLGRVYARSDYDVAAFTESTAISEGSEDPAESTDGITGDWNGDVTGLENGDDEPEGAADGDEQTDGEAQATDSPEPLVESDDSEPS
- the lrpA1 gene encoding HTH-type transcriptional regulator LrpA1 translates to MSAESTERRILSVLEEDAQASYAEIAERADVSKPTVRKYIQKLEEEGVIVGYSADVDPKKLAGQSIALVGIDVASDCYVEATRNLKDIPEMEELYTSSGDHMLMAEVRAIDGDSLADVIEDKILALDGVTAAHPSFLQERLK
- a CDS encoding thiamine pyrophosphate-dependent enzyme: MSAFSAIGEEREIDRDEFTPGIEPQATWCPGCGDFGVLKALKQAMPEVGKNPDEVALFTGIGCSGKLNSYFNSYGFHTIHGRSLPVARAAKLANPNLEVIAAGGDGDGYGIGGNHTIHTARENHDMTYIVFNNEIFGLTKGQTSPTSPKGHKSKTQPHGSAKSPIRPLSQQLNAGATYIARTAAVNPNQAKEIIAEAIEHDGFAHIDFLTQCPTWNKDAKHYVPYTDVQQSDEFDFDVSDRAEAAEMMRKTEERLYEGEVLTGRMYVEDERPSYGQEKRAIGEMPEEPLAERYFDEDAEWERTYDNLLEHHK